One genomic region from Cyanobium usitatum str. Tous encodes:
- a CDS encoding PHP domain-containing protein: protein MPAGGGCGRSGCPRVPDHPLRQVLRQLTPACCPGRVNFHCHTICSDGSLSPLELAQQALDLGLEHLAITDHHSLAAHGPAMEVFEAAASEGRAVPSFWRGVEISCLLEGCLVHVLVLGFDADHPSLEPYLQGRALVGPALHAEAVLEAGRQAGGLLLLAHPARYRLPFQRLIAAADRLGFDGAEAWYDYQMQPRWTPTPLVCDAIAAELQQRGLLMSCGTDTHGLALLGR from the coding sequence ATGCCCGCTGGCGGCGGCTGCGGGCGGAGCGGTTGTCCCCGAGTGCCTGATCACCCCTTGCGCCAGGTGCTCCGCCAGCTGACGCCGGCCTGCTGCCCTGGCCGGGTCAATTTCCATTGCCACACCATCTGCAGCGACGGCAGCCTGAGCCCCCTTGAGCTGGCCCAGCAGGCCCTAGACCTCGGTCTGGAGCACCTAGCGATCACCGATCACCACAGCCTGGCCGCCCACGGGCCTGCCATGGAGGTCTTTGAGGCGGCGGCTAGCGAGGGCCGTGCCGTGCCCAGCTTCTGGCGAGGGGTGGAAATCAGCTGCTTGCTCGAGGGTTGTTTGGTGCATGTGTTGGTTCTTGGTTTTGATGCCGATCACCCCAGCCTTGAGCCTTACCTGCAGGGCCGGGCCCTGGTGGGGCCAGCGCTCCACGCTGAGGCGGTGCTGGAAGCGGGGCGCCAAGCGGGGGGCCTGCTGCTGCTTGCCCATCCCGCCCGCTACCGCCTGCCCTTCCAGCGATTGATAGCTGCGGCTGATCGTCTTGGTTTTGATGGCGCCGAGGCCTGGTACGACTACCAGATGCAGCCGCGCTGGACACCAACGCCTCTGGTGTGCGATGCGATCGCCGCTGAGCTGCAGCAACGTGGCCTTTTGATGAGTTGCGGTACCGATACCCATGGACTAGCCCTTCTTGGCCGCTAG
- a CDS encoding branched-chain amino acid transaminase, with product MHQFLPYAWFGGRCVPFAEATLSVATHALHYGTAAFGGMRALPNPSDPAEILLFRADRHTRRLSQSARLLLTELPEETIHEAIVTFLRANKPTCPVYLRPFVYTSDLGIAPRLHNIETDFLIYGLELGDYLSPEGVSCRISSWTRQEDRSLPLRGKISGAYITSSLAKTEAVKSGFDEALLLNSRGKVSEASGMNLFIVRDGVLITPGVDQDILEGITRASVLELAQAMGIPTLERPVDKSELFVADEVFLSGTAAKVTPVRRVETTDMPGQRPIMNAIRDRLTAITEGRDSAYDHWVTRIRVDG from the coding sequence ATGCACCAGTTCCTGCCTTACGCCTGGTTCGGTGGCCGATGCGTGCCCTTTGCCGAAGCCACCCTGTCGGTGGCCACCCACGCCCTCCACTACGGCACTGCAGCCTTTGGCGGCATGCGGGCCCTGCCCAATCCCAGCGACCCGGCTGAGATCCTGCTTTTCCGCGCCGATCGCCACACCCGCCGCCTCAGCCAAAGTGCCCGGCTGCTGCTAACTGAGCTACCCGAAGAAACCATCCACGAAGCGATCGTGACCTTCTTGCGGGCTAATAAACCAACCTGCCCAGTTTATTTGCGCCCGTTTGTGTACACCAGTGATCTGGGTATCGCGCCCCGGCTGCACAATATTGAGACCGATTTTCTCATCTACGGACTGGAGCTGGGCGACTACCTCTCTCCGGAGGGTGTGAGCTGCCGCATTTCCTCTTGGACCCGCCAAGAAGACCGCTCCTTGCCCCTGCGCGGCAAAATCAGTGGTGCTTACATCACCAGCTCCTTGGCTAAAACAGAAGCTGTAAAAAGCGGTTTTGATGAGGCCCTGCTGCTCAACAGTCGCGGCAAGGTAAGTGAAGCCAGCGGCATGAATCTTTTTATTGTTCGAGATGGTGTATTGATCACCCCTGGGGTTGATCAGGACATCCTTGAAGGCATCACCCGCGCCAGCGTGCTGGAACTGGCCCAGGCCATGGGCATTCCCACCCTGGAGCGTCCTGTCGATAAGAGCGAGCTGTTTGTAGCTGATGAAGTGTTCCTCAGCGGCACCGCCGCCAAGGTCACCCCGGTGCGCCGGGTGGAGACCACCGACATGCCTGGCCAGCGGCCGATAATGAATGCGATTCGTGATCGCCTAACGGCAATCACAGAAGGCCGCGATTCCGCCTATGACCACTGGGTGACTCGGATTCGCGTAGACGGTTGA
- a CDS encoding cryptochrome/photolyase family protein, whose product MIGVWVLGDQLDPLQAALAAHTPATARVLLIESSSVLQQRRYHRQKLVLVWSAMRHFAAELRQRGWTVDLLETSTFAEALKDWLAEHEISELHLMEPAERPFREAIERLPLPTPLVWHLSNAFLWSRDDFGAWAAPYKQLRMELFYREGRKRFGVLMSDDGQPLGGQWNYDQENRKAPPKGLVGPEPLVFEPDAITRAVIAKVDQLAQELEVDADPGLPGSSAPFGWAVSRSQALAVLEHFIYTRLDGFGPFQDAMVSGQPTLWHALLSPYLNIGLLHPLEVIRRLEQAGLERGTPLACLEGVIRQILGWREYTHGLYWWFGADYPARNHFGANRPLPAWLEQLGGSGMACMDTVLAELEVSGYAHHIQRLMVLANYGLIAGLDPQAFTAWFHRMFIDGYDWVMQTNVLGMGMFADGGMLASKPYAASGNYINRMSSYCKGCSYNPKQRTGPDACPFNALYWDFLARNQEGLRRNHRMGLVMKQLEKISAEELAAIRATAAAH is encoded by the coding sequence GTGATTGGCGTCTGGGTGCTGGGCGACCAGCTGGACCCGCTCCAGGCAGCTTTGGCAGCCCACACCCCCGCAACCGCCCGGGTGTTGCTCATTGAGAGCAGCTCGGTGCTGCAGCAACGCCGCTATCACCGGCAGAAGCTGGTGCTGGTTTGGAGTGCCATGCGCCACTTCGCGGCCGAGTTGCGCCAGCGGGGTTGGACGGTGGACCTGCTTGAGACCTCGACCTTTGCTGAGGCGCTAAAGGATTGGCTGGCTGAGCACGAGATCAGCGAGCTGCACCTGATGGAGCCAGCCGAGCGCCCCTTTCGGGAAGCGATTGAACGGTTGCCCCTGCCTACGCCCCTCGTGTGGCACCTCTCCAATGCCTTTCTCTGGAGCCGGGATGATTTCGGCGCCTGGGCTGCTCCTTACAAGCAGCTGCGCATGGAATTGTTCTATCGGGAGGGCCGCAAACGTTTTGGCGTACTGATGAGCGATGACGGCCAGCCGCTTGGTGGCCAGTGGAACTACGACCAGGAGAATCGCAAGGCACCGCCCAAGGGGCTGGTGGGGCCAGAGCCCTTGGTGTTTGAGCCAGATGCAATCACCCGGGCCGTGATTGCCAAGGTGGACCAGCTGGCCCAGGAGCTTGAGGTCGATGCTGACCCTGGCTTACCAGGGAGCAGTGCGCCGTTCGGCTGGGCAGTTAGCCGCAGCCAGGCTCTGGCGGTGCTGGAGCATTTCATCTATACGCGCCTCGATGGCTTCGGCCCGTTCCAGGACGCCATGGTCAGCGGCCAGCCCACCCTGTGGCACGCCCTGCTCTCCCCATATCTCAACATTGGCCTGTTGCATCCGCTTGAGGTGATCCGCAGGCTGGAGCAGGCAGGGCTGGAGCGGGGTACCCCCCTGGCCTGCCTGGAAGGGGTGATTCGCCAGATCCTGGGCTGGCGCGAATACACCCACGGCCTCTACTGGTGGTTTGGCGCCGACTATCCAGCCCGAAATCACTTCGGCGCTAATCGTCCCTTGCCCGCCTGGCTGGAGCAGCTGGGCGGCAGTGGCATGGCCTGCATGGACACGGTGCTGGCCGAGCTCGAGGTAAGCGGCTACGCCCACCACATCCAGCGCTTGATGGTGCTAGCCAACTACGGCTTGATCGCCGGCCTCGATCCCCAGGCCTTCACCGCCTGGTTTCACCGCATGTTTATTGACGGCTACGACTGGGTGATGCAAACCAACGTGCTCGGCATGGGGATGTTTGCCGATGGCGGCATGCTGGCCAGCAAGCCTTACGCCGCCAGCGGCAATTACATCAATCGGATGAGCAGCTACTGCAAGGGCTGCAGCTACAACCCCAAGCAGCGCACTGGTCCGGATGCCTGCCCATTCAATGCCCTTTATTGGGATTTCCTGGCTCGGAACCAAGAGGGTCTGCGCCGCAATCACCGCATGGGGCTGGTGATGAAGCAGCTCGAGAAGATCTCCGCCGAGGAGCTGGCGGCGATCCGGGCCACCGCTGCAGCCCACTGA
- the cobN gene encoding cobaltochelatase subunit CobN translates to MHRLASIPGGGAAADIGALVEQPAAPVLLLSSADTDLLAMDQLLEREPQLLRAELRGLNLAALAHPAQIDHYLNFTVRHARLVVVRLLGGRGHWSYGLEQLQNWAGLAPGRQLLVLAGTADEEQVLAGLGTVDPELAIGLARCLREGGPANLRQLLRALQALLEGRSPAPPRAEPLADPLAHDWQQEKGPRVGVIAYRALLQAGDLALMDATLLALRQAGLCPRALWVSGLRDGAVQRGVADLLQREAVQAVLCSTSFASVQFEEAGLGAPLWEQLGVPVLQLLCSSQPRSRWQTSSIGLGPTDLTLQVALPELDGRLTTRIGAFKETVGASERLASALQRYQPDPERLAWIAQLCANWIRLRQTPAAERRVALVLANYPTRNSRLANGVGLDTPASTALMLQWLAGAGYKLQGPVPVDGEALIQMLLAGRSNDPESEHRPALTLLPLATYQDWYACLPSEGRQRLEAVWGPPELDVALVSAAGAAAGFPIRGLQLGHVSVLIQPDRGYDRDPTLSYHSPDLPPTHAYLAQYLWLRQEFGAHAVVHVGKHGNLEWLPGKGLGLSASCFPEWALGPLPHLYPFIVNDPGEGSQAKRRSQAVILDHLTPPLGRAGLHGALQRLEVLLDEYWEACQLGSERAVPLRQTLAEQLESMELPLGRAAELDSRLDAADGYLCELKEAQIRLGLHTFGTLPEPDRLAELLLCLARCPLAAQPGLTQALAQDLQLSFDPWGDEDSTPLGQPDQQRLQAAFGGELPRLVGDGVALLEAQALTLVEQELAGLQQSQAKASPLAGPRLQQALQHLRQALLPPLVACGRAEREAFLRGLEGERIAAGPSGAPTRGRPDLLPTGRNFYSVDLRGLPTEAAWDLGRRSAELLLELHLQEQGEHLGNLALSVWGTATMRNGGEDIAQALALLGVRPIWDGPTRRMVDLEVIPLSLLGRPRVDVTLRISGLFRDAFPQLVGWVNRATELVAALAEPEADNPLAAAYRREGHSARVYGSAPGAYGAGLQGLIDSGHWEERADLGEVFLNWSSWRYDSQAGAAGQAGIEAQADRSGLEQRLKAVQVVLHNQDNREHDLLDSDDYYQFQGGLSAAVERVSGQRPALWFGDHSRAARPRLHRLEREFDKVLRSRVLNPRWIEAMRGHGYKGGFEMAASLDYLFAYDASTGRVPDWGYGAICDQWLGDQTVRDFLVQSNPWALRDMAERLLEAHNRGLWEGAQKNQLEQLRQLVLDSESLIEQR, encoded by the coding sequence ATGCATCGCTTGGCATCGATACCTGGGGGAGGAGCAGCAGCCGATATCGGCGCCTTGGTGGAGCAGCCTGCCGCGCCTGTGCTGCTGCTCAGCAGTGCTGACACCGACCTACTGGCCATGGACCAGCTGCTTGAGCGGGAACCCCAGCTGCTGAGAGCTGAGCTGCGCGGCCTAAACCTGGCGGCCCTGGCCCACCCGGCCCAGATCGACCACTACCTCAATTTCACGGTGCGCCACGCCCGGCTGGTGGTTGTGCGGTTACTGGGGGGGAGGGGCCACTGGAGTTATGGCTTGGAGCAGCTCCAGAACTGGGCAGGCTTAGCTCCAGGGCGCCAACTGCTCGTGCTGGCGGGCACGGCCGATGAGGAGCAGGTGCTGGCGGGGCTGGGCACCGTTGATCCTGAATTAGCAATCGGCCTGGCCCGCTGCCTGCGGGAGGGGGGACCCGCCAACTTGCGCCAACTGCTACGGGCTTTGCAGGCTCTGCTCGAAGGTCGGTCCCCAGCGCCGCCACGAGCCGAGCCTCTCGCCGATCCACTAGCCCATGATTGGCAGCAGGAGAAAGGCCCTCGCGTAGGCGTGATCGCCTATCGGGCCCTGCTACAGGCCGGTGACCTGGCGCTGATGGATGCCACCCTGCTGGCCCTGCGCCAGGCGGGACTATGCCCGCGGGCGCTGTGGGTAAGCGGCCTACGGGATGGGGCGGTGCAGCGGGGTGTGGCCGACCTGCTGCAGCGGGAAGCAGTCCAGGCCGTGTTGTGCAGCACCTCCTTTGCCTCAGTGCAGTTTGAGGAGGCCGGCCTAGGGGCGCCGCTATGGGAGCAACTAGGTGTGCCGGTGCTGCAGCTGCTTTGCAGTAGCCAGCCCCGCAGCCGCTGGCAGACCAGCAGCATCGGCTTGGGCCCAACCGACCTCACCCTCCAGGTGGCCTTGCCAGAGTTGGACGGGCGGCTCACTACTCGCATTGGCGCCTTTAAGGAGACCGTGGGCGCCAGCGAGCGTCTTGCTTCGGCCCTGCAGCGCTACCAACCGGATCCGGAACGGCTGGCCTGGATCGCCCAGCTCTGTGCCAACTGGATCCGCCTGCGCCAAACCCCAGCTGCCGAAAGGCGCGTTGCGCTTGTGCTGGCCAACTACCCAACCCGCAACAGCCGCCTCGCCAATGGCGTCGGACTCGATACGCCGGCTTCAACGGCCTTGATGTTGCAGTGGCTTGCCGGGGCTGGTTACAAATTGCAGGGCCCAGTGCCTGTTGATGGCGAAGCCTTGATCCAGATGCTGCTGGCTGGACGCAGCAACGATCCGGAAAGCGAGCACCGACCCGCCCTGACCCTGCTGCCCCTTGCCACATACCAGGACTGGTATGCCTGCCTCCCCAGCGAGGGCCGCCAAAGGCTAGAGGCGGTGTGGGGACCGCCTGAACTCGATGTCGCTCTGGTTAGCGCCGCCGGAGCTGCAGCCGGCTTCCCGATTCGTGGTCTGCAGCTCGGCCACGTGAGCGTGTTGATCCAGCCTGACCGCGGCTACGACAGGGATCCGACCCTCAGCTATCACAGCCCCGACCTACCCCCCACCCACGCCTACCTGGCCCAATACCTCTGGCTGCGTCAGGAGTTTGGCGCCCATGCGGTGGTGCATGTGGGCAAGCACGGCAACCTGGAATGGCTGCCTGGCAAGGGGTTGGGGCTGTCCGCCAGCTGTTTTCCGGAGTGGGCCCTGGGGCCGCTGCCACACCTTTATCCCTTCATCGTCAACGATCCCGGCGAGGGTTCCCAGGCCAAGCGCCGCAGCCAGGCGGTGATCCTCGATCACCTGACGCCACCCCTCGGACGGGCAGGCCTGCATGGCGCACTGCAGCGACTTGAGGTGCTGCTGGATGAGTATTGGGAAGCCTGTCAGCTCGGCAGTGAACGGGCAGTCCCCCTGCGCCAGACCCTGGCCGAGCAGCTCGAGAGCATGGAACTGCCGCTCGGTAGAGCCGCGGAGCTTGATAGCCGGCTCGATGCGGCCGATGGCTACCTTTGCGAGCTCAAGGAGGCCCAGATCCGCCTGGGGCTCCACACCTTCGGCACCCTGCCGGAGCCCGATCGGCTGGCCGAGCTCCTGCTCTGCCTTGCCCGCTGTCCCTTGGCAGCGCAACCCGGCCTCACCCAGGCCCTGGCGCAAGACCTGCAGCTCAGCTTCGACCCCTGGGGCGATGAAGACAGCACGCCCCTGGGCCAGCCAGACCAGCAACGGCTCCAGGCCGCCTTTGGCGGAGAGCTACCGCGCCTGGTGGGAGATGGGGTTGCGCTGTTGGAGGCGCAAGCACTGACCTTGGTGGAGCAGGAGCTGGCCGGTTTGCAACAAAGCCAAGCCAAGGCTTCGCCCTTGGCTGGACCCAGGCTGCAGCAGGCGCTGCAGCACCTGCGCCAGGCCCTGCTGCCCCCCCTAGTGGCCTGCGGCCGCGCCGAACGGGAAGCCTTCCTGCGGGGCCTGGAGGGGGAGCGCATTGCCGCAGGACCCTCCGGCGCCCCCACCCGCGGCCGGCCAGACCTGCTGCCGACGGGGCGCAACTTTTACAGTGTCGACCTGCGCGGGCTACCCACAGAAGCGGCCTGGGACCTGGGCCGCCGCAGCGCCGAGTTGCTGCTGGAACTGCACCTTCAAGAGCAGGGGGAGCACCTGGGCAACTTGGCCCTATCGGTTTGGGGCACGGCAACGATGCGCAATGGCGGCGAAGACATCGCCCAGGCCCTGGCCCTACTTGGCGTGAGACCGATTTGGGACGGACCCACCCGCCGCATGGTGGATCTGGAGGTGATTCCCCTCAGCCTGCTGGGCCGGCCGCGGGTGGACGTCACCCTGCGCATCTCAGGACTGTTCCGCGACGCCTTCCCCCAGCTGGTGGGGTGGGTTAACCGGGCCACTGAACTGGTAGCCGCTCTAGCCGAACCAGAGGCAGACAACCCCCTCGCCGCCGCCTACCGCCGCGAAGGCCACAGCGCCCGCGTCTACGGCTCAGCGCCAGGGGCCTACGGGGCAGGACTGCAGGGCCTGATCGACAGCGGCCACTGGGAGGAGCGGGCAGACCTGGGCGAGGTTTTTTTGAACTGGAGCAGCTGGCGTTACGACAGCCAGGCCGGGGCTGCTGGGCAGGCTGGAATCGAAGCCCAGGCCGACCGGAGCGGCCTGGAGCAACGCCTCAAGGCGGTGCAGGTGGTGTTGCACAACCAGGACAACCGGGAGCACGACCTGCTCGACTCCGACGACTACTACCAGTTTCAGGGGGGATTGAGTGCAGCGGTGGAGCGGGTCTCAGGGCAGCGCCCAGCACTTTGGTTTGGCGACCATTCCCGAGCTGCCCGGCCCAGGCTGCACAGGCTGGAGCGGGAGTTTGACAAGGTGCTGCGCAGTCGCGTGCTCAACCCTCGCTGGATCGAAGCGATGAGAGGTCACGGCTACAAGGGCGGCTTCGAAATGGCTGCCAGCCTCGATTATTTGTTTGCCTACGACGCCAGTACCGGCCGAGTGCCTGACTGGGGCTACGGCGCCATCTGCGACCAGTGGCTCGGGGATCAGACAGTGCGTGATTTTCTGGTGCAGAGCAATCCCTGGGCCCTGCGAGACATGGCCGAACGGCTCCTGGAAGCCCACAACAGGGGTCTGTGGGAAGGGGCACAAAAAAACCAGCTGGAGCAGTTGCGCCAGCTGGTTCTTGATAGCGAAAGTCTGATTGAGCAGCGCTAA
- the uvrC gene encoding excinuclease ABC subunit UvrC, producing the protein MNLPLLQQPERLKVRLKEVPSEPGCYLLRDASDRILYIGKAKVLRNRVRSYFQSGSGHGHSPRISLMVRQVCEIEFIVTDSEAEALALESNLIKQNQPHFNVLLKDDKKYPYLCITWSEAYPRIFITRRRRFRSPLDRFYGPYVDVGLLRRTLTLVKRVFPLRQRPQPLYRERTCLNYDIGRCPGVCQEKISSEAYHHTLRQVAMVFQGRNEELLELLNEQMGKYAERLDFESAARVRDQLQGIDTLTADQKMSLGDSSVSRDVVALAADERVAAVQLFQMRAGKLVGRLGFTADAVGADGQPLEPGRILQRVVEEHYSQVEPVEIPPELLLQHALPQQPLIEEWLAERRGRKVKLAVPQRQQKADLIELLERNASYELQRAQRGAEQQLLATEDLAQLLELPTPPRRVEGYDISHIQGSDAVASQVVFIDGLPAKQHYRKYKIQSSSIRSGHSDDFMAMAEIMRRRFRRWAQAKAEGADLGELRRAASTTLHTGGLNDWPDVVMIDGGKGQLSAVMEALRELNLHEELVVCSLAKQREEVFMPGAKQPLESEPDQLGVQLLRRLRDEAHRFAVSFHRQQRGERMKRSRLSDIPGLGPKRVKELLAHFRSIDAIQLASPEQIAAAPGVGPALARQVWDYFHPSDEPAGEELAS; encoded by the coding sequence TTGAACCTACCCCTGCTGCAGCAACCCGAACGCCTCAAGGTCCGGCTTAAGGAGGTGCCCTCCGAGCCGGGCTGCTATCTGCTGCGCGATGCCAGCGATCGCATCCTCTACATCGGCAAGGCCAAGGTGCTGCGCAATCGGGTGCGCAGTTATTTCCAAAGCGGCAGCGGCCATGGCCACAGCCCACGCATCTCCCTGATGGTGCGCCAGGTGTGTGAGATCGAATTCATCGTCACCGACAGTGAAGCCGAGGCGCTGGCGCTCGAATCCAACCTGATCAAACAGAACCAGCCGCACTTCAATGTGCTGCTGAAAGACGACAAGAAATATCCCTATCTATGCATCACCTGGAGTGAGGCCTACCCCCGCATCTTCATCACCCGGCGGCGGCGGTTTCGCTCACCCCTGGATCGCTTCTACGGGCCCTATGTGGATGTGGGCCTACTGCGCCGCACCCTCACCCTGGTGAAGCGGGTGTTCCCGCTGCGCCAGCGGCCCCAGCCGCTCTATAGGGAGCGCACCTGCCTCAACTACGACATCGGCCGCTGCCCAGGGGTGTGCCAGGAAAAGATCAGCTCTGAGGCCTACCACCACACCCTGCGTCAGGTGGCGATGGTGTTTCAAGGGCGCAACGAGGAGCTGCTCGAGCTGCTGAATGAGCAGATGGGTAAGTACGCCGAGCGCCTCGACTTCGAGAGCGCTGCGCGGGTGCGCGACCAGCTGCAGGGCATCGACACCCTCACCGCCGACCAGAAAATGAGCCTCGGCGACAGCTCGGTGAGCCGTGATGTGGTGGCATTAGCCGCCGATGAGCGGGTGGCGGCGGTGCAGCTTTTCCAGATGCGGGCCGGCAAGCTGGTGGGGCGGCTCGGCTTCACCGCTGATGCGGTCGGCGCCGATGGCCAGCCCCTGGAGCCCGGCCGCATCCTGCAGCGGGTGGTGGAGGAGCACTACAGCCAGGTGGAGCCGGTGGAGATTCCCCCCGAGCTGCTGCTGCAGCACGCCCTACCCCAGCAGCCCTTGATCGAGGAGTGGCTGGCGGAGCGCCGCGGCCGCAAGGTGAAACTTGCAGTGCCCCAGCGGCAGCAGAAAGCTGATCTGATCGAGCTGCTGGAGCGCAATGCCAGCTACGAGCTGCAGCGGGCCCAGCGCGGCGCCGAGCAGCAACTGCTGGCCACTGAAGACTTGGCCCAGCTGCTGGAGCTGCCAACCCCCCCACGCCGCGTCGAGGGCTACGACATCAGCCACATCCAGGGCAGCGACGCTGTGGCCTCCCAGGTGGTGTTTATCGATGGGCTGCCGGCCAAGCAGCACTACCGCAAATACAAGATCCAAAGCAGCTCGATCCGCTCCGGCCACTCCGACGACTTCATGGCCATGGCCGAGATCATGCGCCGCCGCTTCCGCCGCTGGGCCCAGGCCAAGGCCGAGGGTGCCGACCTGGGTGAGCTGAGGCGGGCCGCTAGCACCACGCTCCACACCGGAGGCCTCAATGATTGGCCCGATGTGGTGATGATCGACGGCGGCAAGGGTCAGCTCTCGGCGGTGATGGAGGCCCTGCGGGAGCTGAATCTGCACGAAGAGCTGGTGGTGTGTTCCTTGGCCAAGCAGCGGGAGGAGGTGTTTATGCCAGGGGCCAAACAGCCCTTGGAGAGTGAGCCCGACCAGCTGGGTGTGCAGCTGCTGCGCCGCCTGCGCGATGAGGCCCACCGCTTCGCTGTGAGCTTCCATCGCCAGCAGCGGGGCGAGCGGATGAAGCGCTCGCGCCTCTCCGATATTCCTGGCCTGGGACCGAAAAGGGTCAAGGAGTTGTTGGCCCACTTCCGCTCGATTGATGCCATTCAGTTGGCCAGTCCAGAGCAGATCGCCGCTGCCCCGGGAGTGGGGCCGGCCCTGGCCCGCCAGGTGTGGGATTACTTTCATCCCAGTGACGAGCCCGCCGGCGAGGAGTTGGCCAGTTGA
- the hemJ gene encoding protoporphyrinogen oxidase HemJ has product MPLLTLSWPAEAYLWFKTLHIVGVVVWFAGLFYLVRLFIYHREAEELEESLRPAFQAQYGLMERRLANIITTPGMVVAVVCAAGLLSVNPAWLQQGWMHAKLAFVAALLAYHAFCYRLMGQLNSGDCSWSPKQLRALNELPTLLLVIVVMLVVFKNQFPTGAATWFVVALVVFMAASIQFYARWRRLRAERLSPSA; this is encoded by the coding sequence ATGCCCTTATTGACCCTGAGCTGGCCCGCCGAGGCCTACCTCTGGTTCAAGACTCTCCACATCGTGGGGGTGGTGGTGTGGTTTGCCGGGCTTTTCTATCTAGTGCGGCTGTTCATCTATCACCGCGAGGCTGAGGAGCTGGAGGAATCCCTGCGGCCGGCTTTCCAGGCCCAGTACGGCTTGATGGAACGCCGTCTGGCCAACATCATCACCACCCCCGGCATGGTGGTCGCAGTGGTGTGTGCGGCTGGCCTGCTGAGCGTGAATCCCGCCTGGCTGCAGCAGGGCTGGATGCACGCCAAGCTGGCTTTCGTGGCGGCCCTGCTGGCCTATCACGCCTTTTGCTATCGGTTGATGGGTCAGCTCAACAGTGGAGACTGCAGCTGGAGCCCGAAGCAATTGCGGGCCTTAAACGAGCTGCCCACCCTGCTGCTGGTGATCGTCGTGATGCTGGTGGTGTTCAAAAACCAATTCCCCACCGGCGCTGCCACCTGGTTCGTGGTGGCCCTGGTGGTGTTCATGGCTGCTTCGATTCAGTTCTATGCCCGCTGGCGGCGGCTGCGGGCGGAGCGGTTGTCCCCGAGTGCCTGA